The Neoarius graeffei isolate fNeoGra1 chromosome 25, fNeoGra1.pri, whole genome shotgun sequence genome includes a region encoding these proteins:
- the atp6v1b2 gene encoding V-type proton ATPase subunit B, brain isoform: MKALRGMVSGAVNEITSAVSGHKPAAVREHVLAVSRDYISQPRLTYKTVSGVNGPLVILDQVKFPRYAEIVHLTLPDGTKRSGQVLEVNGSKAVVQVFEGTSGIDAKKTSCEFTGDILRTPVSEDMLGRVFNGSGKPIDRGPAVLAEDYLDIMGQPINPQCRIYPEEMIQTGISAIDGMNSIARGQKIPIFSAAGLPHNEIAAQICRQAGLVKKSKDVMDYSEENFAIVFAAMGVNMETARFFKSDFEENGSMDNVCLFLNLANDPTIERIITPRLALTSAEFLAYQCEKHVLVILTDMSSYAEALREVSAAREEVPGRRGFPGYMYTDLATIYERAGRVEGRNGSITQIPILTMPNDDITHPIPDLTGYITEGQIYVDRQLHNRQIYPPINVLPSLSRLMKSAIGEGMTRKDHSDVSNQLYACYAIGKDVQAMKAVVGEEALTADDLLYLEFLQKFEKNFISQGAYENRTVYETLDIGWQLMRIFPKEMLKRIPQSTLAEFYPRESKH; the protein is encoded by the exons ATGAAGGCTCTTCGGGGAATGGTGAGCGGAGCCGTTAACGAAATCACCTCGGCTGTCAGCGGACACAAACCCGCCGCTGTCCGGGAGCACGTCCTCGCAGTCAGCCGCGACTACATCTCTCAACCGAGACTGA CATATAAAACTGTATCAGGTGTCAATGGCCCTCTGGTGATCTTGGACCAAGTGAAG TTTCCCAGGTATGCCGAGATCGTACACTTGACCCTCCCCGATGGCACGAAGCGCAGCGGCCAGGTGCTGGAGGTCAACGGCTCCAAAGCCGTCGTCCAG GTGTTTGAAGGAACCTCAGGCATTGATGCCAAGAAGACAAGCTGCGAATTTACAGGCGATATTTTACGCACGCCTGTGTCAGAGGACATGCTAG GCCGTGTGTTTAACGGATCAGGAAAGCCCATCGACCGAGGTCCGGCTGTGTTGGCCGAGGATTACTTGGACATCATGG GCCAGCCCATCAACCCACAGTGCCGTATCTACCCCGAGGAGATGATCCAGACCGGCATCTCTGCCATCGATGGCATGAACAGCATTGCCAGGGGGCAGAAAATCCCCATTTTCTCTGCAGCAGGTCTCCCACATAACGAG ATCGCAGCACAGATCTGTCGGCAGGCCGGCCTGGTCAAGAAGTCCAAAGACGTGATGGACTACAGCGAGGAGAATTTTGCCATTGTGTTTGCAGCCATGGGG GTGAACATGGAGACAGCTCGATTCTTCAAATCTGACTTCGAGGAGAACGGCTCCATGGACAACGTGTGTCTCTTCCTGAATCTGGCCAATGATCCTAC GATTGAACGCATCATCACTCCTCGCCTGGCGCTGACCTCCGCTGAGTTCCTGGCCTATCAGTGTGAGAAACACGTCCTGGTCATCCTGACTGACATGAGCTCCTACGCTGAAGCCCTGAGGGAG GTGTCTGCAGCGAGAGAGGAAGTGCCTGGACGCCGTGGTTTCCCTGGTTACATGTACACTGATCTGGCGACAATCTACGAGCGGGCGGGGCGAGTGGAGGGACGTAACGGCTCCATCACTCAGATCCCCATCCTCACCATGCCTAATgacg ACATCACGCACCCCATTCCTGATCTGACCGGCTACATCACGGAGGGTCAGATCTACGTGGACCGACAGCTTCACAACAGACAG ATCTATCCTCCCATCAACGTCCTGCCGTCTCTGTCTCGACTCATGAAGTCGGCTATCGGAGAGGGAATGACGCGCAAGGACCACTCGGACGTCTCCAACCAGCTG TACGCGTGTTACGCTATCGGGAAAGACGTCCAGGCCATGAAGGCTGTAGTGGGAGAAGAAGCTCTGACGGCTGATGATCTGCTCTACCTGGAGTTTCTGCAGAAGTTTGAGAAGAATTTTATCTCTCAAG GCGCTTATGAAAACCGCACCGTGTATGAAACCCTGGACATCGGCTGGCAGCTGATGCGAATTTTCCCCAAGGAGATGCTGAAGAGGATCCCACAGAGCACACTGGCTGAGTTTTACCCCCGAGAGTCCAAACACTGA
- the vsig8a gene encoding V-set and immunoglobulin domain-containing protein 8a isoform X2 has product MTRVPTTRLSPLCFFILLCAGSQLFTAEVTLAMKITSTGSQTLQLAQGEQKTLACTYTPGPEDVGELDIEWTLISPDTTQKDEMLLSYSGGRKYLHGNPALMKGMDFAVSDPTRGDASLSIAKLTAAHTGTYQCKVKKAPGLDTHKITLLILERPSVPKCWLEGDESVETSVSLHCRSDGGSPPLQYVWRRESGGPIPPTITQDPFLGELRITNHSVDLAGIYACEVSNTVGKERCRLKLQAIKPHNRAGVIAGLVSGCLLLFVIIIIILLVLFFRCSRQRQRYEKDFSNEIKEDAPAPESRPSSRISSRHSRRTYSQTSQTDHHQVASTSTGHTLPKYDNEYGYIV; this is encoded by the exons AAGTGACCCTGGCAATGAAGATCACCTCCACCGGGTCTCAGACTTTACAGTTAGCACAAGGAGAGCAAAAAACACTGGCGTGTACGTACACACCCGGGCCTGAGGACGTCGGTGAACTGGACATCGAGTGGACGCTGATCAGTCCAGACACCACACAGAAAGACGAAATG CTCCTATCATACTCGGGTGGAAGGAAATATCTTCATGGCAACCCAGCGTTAATGAAGGGGATGGACTTTGCAGTGAGCGACCCCACTCGGGGCGACGCCTCACTCTCGATCGCTAAGCTCACAGCTGCTCACACGGGAACGTACCAGTGTAAAGTGAAGAAAGCTCCGGGATTGGACACGCACAAAATCACCCTGCTGATTCTGG AGCGACCGTCAGTGCCGAAGTGTTGGCTGGAAGGGGACGAGAGCGTGGAGACGTCCGTGTCCCTCCACTGCAGGTCGGATGGTGGTTCTCCACCCCTCCAGTACGTGTGGAGGAGAGAGAGCGGAGGACCAATTCCTCCCACCATTACACAGG ATCCATTCCTTGGAGAACTCCGTATCACCAATCACTCCGTGGACTTGGCGGGTATCTACGCGTGTGAGGTGTCGAACACTGTGGGGAAAGAGCGCTGTCGACTCAAACTGCAGGCCATTAAAC ctcatAACAGAGCTGGTGTGATCGCAGGCCTCGTGTCCGGATGTCTGCTGCtctttgtcatcatcatcatcatcctgttGGTCCTCTTCTTCCGATGCAGTCGGCAGCGTCAACGCTACGAGAAAGACTTCTCCAACGAGATcaa GGAGGACGCTCCAGCGCCTGAGAGCCGACCGTCAAGTCGCATTTCGAGTCGTCACTCCAGACGGACCTACAGCCAAACAAGCCAAACTGACCACCACCAAGTGGCTTCCACCAGCACTGGACACACACTGCCGAAATACGACAACGAGTACGGCTACATCGTGTAA
- the vsig8a gene encoding V-set and immunoglobulin domain-containing protein 8a isoform X1: MKNRFLRMTRVPTTRLSPLCFFILLCAGSQLFTAEVTLAMKITSTGSQTLQLAQGEQKTLACTYTPGPEDVGELDIEWTLISPDTTQKDEMLLSYSGGRKYLHGNPALMKGMDFAVSDPTRGDASLSIAKLTAAHTGTYQCKVKKAPGLDTHKITLLILERPSVPKCWLEGDESVETSVSLHCRSDGGSPPLQYVWRRESGGPIPPTITQDPFLGELRITNHSVDLAGIYACEVSNTVGKERCRLKLQAIKPHNRAGVIAGLVSGCLLLFVIIIIILLVLFFRCSRQRQRYEKDFSNEIKEDAPAPESRPSSRISSRHSRRTYSQTSQTDHHQVASTSTGHTLPKYDNEYGYIV, translated from the exons AAGTGACCCTGGCAATGAAGATCACCTCCACCGGGTCTCAGACTTTACAGTTAGCACAAGGAGAGCAAAAAACACTGGCGTGTACGTACACACCCGGGCCTGAGGACGTCGGTGAACTGGACATCGAGTGGACGCTGATCAGTCCAGACACCACACAGAAAGACGAAATG CTCCTATCATACTCGGGTGGAAGGAAATATCTTCATGGCAACCCAGCGTTAATGAAGGGGATGGACTTTGCAGTGAGCGACCCCACTCGGGGCGACGCCTCACTCTCGATCGCTAAGCTCACAGCTGCTCACACGGGAACGTACCAGTGTAAAGTGAAGAAAGCTCCGGGATTGGACACGCACAAAATCACCCTGCTGATTCTGG AGCGACCGTCAGTGCCGAAGTGTTGGCTGGAAGGGGACGAGAGCGTGGAGACGTCCGTGTCCCTCCACTGCAGGTCGGATGGTGGTTCTCCACCCCTCCAGTACGTGTGGAGGAGAGAGAGCGGAGGACCAATTCCTCCCACCATTACACAGG ATCCATTCCTTGGAGAACTCCGTATCACCAATCACTCCGTGGACTTGGCGGGTATCTACGCGTGTGAGGTGTCGAACACTGTGGGGAAAGAGCGCTGTCGACTCAAACTGCAGGCCATTAAAC ctcatAACAGAGCTGGTGTGATCGCAGGCCTCGTGTCCGGATGTCTGCTGCtctttgtcatcatcatcatcatcctgttGGTCCTCTTCTTCCGATGCAGTCGGCAGCGTCAACGCTACGAGAAAGACTTCTCCAACGAGATcaa GGAGGACGCTCCAGCGCCTGAGAGCCGACCGTCAAGTCGCATTTCGAGTCGTCACTCCAGACGGACCTACAGCCAAACAAGCCAAACTGACCACCACCAAGTGGCTTCCACCAGCACTGGACACACACTGCCGAAATACGACAACGAGTACGGCTACATCGTGTAA